The following proteins come from a genomic window of Xiphophorus couchianus chromosome 19, X_couchianus-1.0, whole genome shotgun sequence:
- the mrps26 gene encoding small ribosomal subunit protein mS26, translating to MFQVIGGRSVQAARLLAPRSAVLVEAVRGRKSRTDPVAKSKEGRIKVPSPVDPVEMVVLKERYSEYELIMRALRMEFREGVLRKKYEEEMGSQAEQRARQEEEEHRALMDWNNQENLRILKARVLRIQQEEEEAERKKMEAAIRREQEQQEFIRQKEEEILKLQDEAKNFVTLENLDQRIEEALDNPKNYNFAIDKEGKVVKRTVMQ from the exons ATGTTCCAGGTCATCGGGGGACGGAGCGTCCAGGCTGCCCGGCTCCTCGCGCCCAGGAGCGCCGTGCTCGTGGAGGCTGTCCGGGGCCGAAAGTCCCGGACCGACCCGGTGGCCAAGTCCAAAGAAGGACGGATTAAAGTGCCTTCACCCGTCGACCCGGTGGAGATGGTGGTGCTCAAGGAGAGATACTCGGAGTACGAGCTTATTATGAGGGCGCTTCG GATGGAGTTCAGGGAGGGGGTGCTGCGCAAAAAGTACGAGGAGGAGATGGGCTCCCAGGCTGAACAGAGGGCGaggcaggaagaggaggagcatcGCGCCCTGATGGACTGGAATAATCAGGAAAACCTGCGGATACTGAAAGCCAG AGTATTAAGGATccaacaggaagaggaggaagctgagaggaagaaaatggaaGCCGCCATTCGGCGGgaacaggagcagcaggagtTCATCAGgcaaaaagaggaagagattTTGAAGCTGCAG GACGAGGCTAAGAACTTCGTCACCTTGGAAAACCTGGATCAGCGAATCGAGGAGGCGCTGGACAATCCAAAGAATTACAACTTTGCCATCGACAAAGAGGGGAAAGTGGTGAAAAGGACGGTGATGCAGTGA
- the loxl3b gene encoding lysyl oxidase homolog 3B isoform X1, with protein sequence MEKSRHTRQLAVSLLFGLWFPCCLTQTTVPSRATVVPTPSGAPQQLKVRLAGYPRKHNEGRIELFYKGEWGTICDDDFSIANANVLCRQLGFVSATGWTHSAKYGNGQGKIWLDNVLCSGGEKSIELCKSRGWGNSDCTHDEDAGVVCKDERIPGFVDSNIIDAQVDEKKVEEVRLRPVVGTARRKLPITEGVVEVKHKDGWAQICDVGWTIKNTRVVCGMLGFPHERKVNKNFYKRLKKRAAEKASGPKVNVSAAGRQPSKAKASSMSKQSNRSKRLYLERQKNLYLLRSVACLGSEVHLAACPLEFNKRNATATCAGGMPVVVSCMPGPLFMQNSSLKKKVKVSSNVRLKGGARLGEGRVEVLKDNEWGTVCDDRWSLLSASVVCRELGFGSAKEALTGARMGQGMGPIYMNEVKCVGNEKSIWNCPFKNITAEDCQHMEDAAVRCNIPYMGQENSIRITGGRSRFEGRVEVLSSDANGTESWGLICGETWTTREAMVACRQLGLGYANQGLQETWYWDSSNVTEMVMSGVKCTGSEMALSQCQHHKTVNCQKAAAKFSAGVICSETASDLVLNASLVEQTVYIEDRPLHMLYCAAEEDCLSKSAAKANWPYGHRRLLRFSSQIHNVGRADFKPKAGRHSWVWHACHGHYHSMDVFTHYDLLNANGSKVAEGHKASFCLEDTECQEGISKRYECANFGDQGITVGCWDLYRHDIDCQWLDITDVKPGNYIMQVVINPNYEVAESDFTNNGMKCNCKYDGHRIWLHNCHIGDAFSEEAEKRFEKYPGQINNRIS encoded by the exons ATGGAGAAGTCGAGGCACACGCGGCAGTTAGCGGTCAGCCTTCTGTTTGGGTTGTGGTTTCCTTGTTGTTTAACCCAGACCACAGTGCCCAGCAGGGCCACCGTGGTCCCTACTCCGTCCGGGGCCCCGCAGCAGCTGAAGGTCCGCCTGGCCGGATACCCCCGCAAACACAACGAGGGCCGGATAGAGCTCTTCTACAAGGGAGAGTGGGGAACCATCTGCGACGACGACTTCTCTATAGCCAACGCCAACGTCCTCTGCCGACAGCTGGGCTTCGTCTCAGCCACTGGATGGACTCACAGCGCCAAATACGGCAACGGACAAG GAAAGATCTGGTTGGACAACGTGTTGTGTAGCGGAGGGGAGAAGAGCATCGAGTTGTGCAAGTCTCGAGGATGGGGAAACAGCGACTGCACTCACGATGAAGATGCTGGAGTGGTTTGCAAAGATGAGAGGATTCCTGGCTTTGTGGACTCAAACATTATTGAC GCTCAAGTTGACGagaagaaggtggaggaggtgCGGCTCCGGCCCGTCGTCGGCACGGCCAGGAGGAAGCTGCCCATCACCGAGGGCGTGGTGGAGGTCAAACACAAGGACGGCTGGGCTCAGATCTGTGACGTGGGATGGACCATCAAGAACACCCGCGTGGTCTGCGGCATGCTGGGATTCCCGCATGAACGGAAGGTCAACAAGAACTTCTACAA ACGTCTGAAAAAGCGAGCTGCTGAGAAGGCCTCCGGTCCAAAGGTTAATGTCTCAGCTGCTGGAAG GCAGCCATCCAAAGCTAAAGCTAGCTCTATGTCTAAACAGAGCAACCGCAGCAAAAG GTTGTACCTGGAGCGGCAGAAGAACCTGTACCTGCTCCGCTCTGTGGCGTGTTTGGGGTCAGAGGTCCACCTGGCGGCCTGCCCCCTTGAGTTCAACAAGCGAAACGCCACGGCGACCTGCGCCGGCGGCATGCCCGTCGTCGTGAGCTGCATGCCCGGCCCTCTGTTCATGCAAAACAGCtctctgaaaaagaaagttaaagtCTCG AGCAACGTGCGGCTGAAGGGCGGCGCCAGGCTGGGGGAAGGCCGGGTGGAAGTGCTCAAAGACAACGAGTGGGGGACGGTGTGCGACGACCGCTGGAGCCTGCTGTCCGCCAGCGTCGTGTGCCGGGAGCTGGGCTTCGGCAGCGCCAAGGAAGCTCTGACGGGAGCCCGCATGGGACAAG GAATGGGTCCGATCTACATGAACGAGGTGAAGTGTGTCGGGAACGAGAAGTCGATCTGGAACTGCCCGTTTAAAAACATCACGGCGGAGGATTGCCAGCACATGGAGGACGCCGCTGTTCGCTGCAACATCCCGTACATGGGCCAGGAGAACTCG ATCCGGATCACAGGCGGACGGAGCCGCTTTGAGGGCCGCGTGGAGGTGCTGAGCTCTGACGCTAACGGGACGGAGAGCTGGGGTCTGATCTGTGGTGAGACCTGGACCACCAGGGAGGCCATGGTAGCCTGCAGGCAGCTAGGTTTGGGCTACGCTAACCAGGGCCTGCAA GAAACCTGGTACTGGGACAGCAGCAACGTCACAGAGATGGTGATGAGCGGCGTGAAGTGCACAGGAAGTGAGATGGCTCTGAGCCAGTGCCAGCATCACAAAACCGTCAACTGCCAGAAGGCGGCCGCAAAGTTTTCAGCAGGAGTCATTTGCTCAGAGA CCGCCTCCGACCTCGTCCTGAACGCCTCCCTGGTGGAGCAGACGGTCTACATCGAGGACCGTCCTCTGCACATGCTCTACTGCGCCGCCGAGGAGGACTGCCTGTCCAAGTCTGCGGCCAAAGCCAACTGGCCGTACGGACACCGGCGGCTGCTCCGCTTCTCCTCCCAGATCCACAACGTTGGCCGGGCCGACTTCAAGCCCAAAGCCGGGCGCCACTCGTGGGTGTGGCACGCCTGTCACGG CCACTATCACAGCATGGACGTCTTCACCCACTATGACCTGCTGAACGCTAATGGCAGCAAAGTGGCAGAGGGCCACAAAGCCAGTTTCTGCTTGGAGGACACAGAATGTCAAGAAG GTATTTCCAAACGATACGAGTGCGCCAACTTTGGCGATCAGGGCATCACGGTCGGTTGCTGGGACTTGTACCGCCACGACATTGACTGCCAGTGGCTTGACATCACGGACGTCAAACCAGGAAACTACATCATGCAG GTCGTGATCAATCCGAATTATGAAGTGGCCGAGAGCGACTTCACAAACAACGGCATGAAATGCAACTGCAAATACGACGGACACAGGATTTGGCTCCACAACTGTCACATCG GCGACGCATTCAGTGAGGAGGCAGAGAAAAGATTTGAGAAATACCCCGGACAGATAAACAACAGGATCTCCTAA
- the loxl3b gene encoding lysyl oxidase homolog 3B isoform X2 encodes MEKSRHTRQLAVSLLFGLWFPCCLTQTTVPSRATVVPTPSGAPQQLKVRLAGYPRKHNEGRIELFYKGEWGTICDDDFSIANANVLCRQLGFVSATGWTHSAKYGNGQGKIWLDNVLCSGGEKSIELCKSRGWGNSDCTHDEDAGVVCKDERIPGFVDSNIIDAQVDEKKVEEVRLRPVVGTARRKLPITEGVVEVKHKDGWAQICDVGWTIKNTRVVCGMLGFPHERKVNKNFYKLYLERQKNLYLLRSVACLGSEVHLAACPLEFNKRNATATCAGGMPVVVSCMPGPLFMQNSSLKKKVKVSSNVRLKGGARLGEGRVEVLKDNEWGTVCDDRWSLLSASVVCRELGFGSAKEALTGARMGQGMGPIYMNEVKCVGNEKSIWNCPFKNITAEDCQHMEDAAVRCNIPYMGQENSIRITGGRSRFEGRVEVLSSDANGTESWGLICGETWTTREAMVACRQLGLGYANQGLQETWYWDSSNVTEMVMSGVKCTGSEMALSQCQHHKTVNCQKAAAKFSAGVICSETASDLVLNASLVEQTVYIEDRPLHMLYCAAEEDCLSKSAAKANWPYGHRRLLRFSSQIHNVGRADFKPKAGRHSWVWHACHGHYHSMDVFTHYDLLNANGSKVAEGHKASFCLEDTECQEGISKRYECANFGDQGITVGCWDLYRHDIDCQWLDITDVKPGNYIMQVVINPNYEVAESDFTNNGMKCNCKYDGHRIWLHNCHIGDAFSEEAEKRFEKYPGQINNRIS; translated from the exons ATGGAGAAGTCGAGGCACACGCGGCAGTTAGCGGTCAGCCTTCTGTTTGGGTTGTGGTTTCCTTGTTGTTTAACCCAGACCACAGTGCCCAGCAGGGCCACCGTGGTCCCTACTCCGTCCGGGGCCCCGCAGCAGCTGAAGGTCCGCCTGGCCGGATACCCCCGCAAACACAACGAGGGCCGGATAGAGCTCTTCTACAAGGGAGAGTGGGGAACCATCTGCGACGACGACTTCTCTATAGCCAACGCCAACGTCCTCTGCCGACAGCTGGGCTTCGTCTCAGCCACTGGATGGACTCACAGCGCCAAATACGGCAACGGACAAG GAAAGATCTGGTTGGACAACGTGTTGTGTAGCGGAGGGGAGAAGAGCATCGAGTTGTGCAAGTCTCGAGGATGGGGAAACAGCGACTGCACTCACGATGAAGATGCTGGAGTGGTTTGCAAAGATGAGAGGATTCCTGGCTTTGTGGACTCAAACATTATTGAC GCTCAAGTTGACGagaagaaggtggaggaggtgCGGCTCCGGCCCGTCGTCGGCACGGCCAGGAGGAAGCTGCCCATCACCGAGGGCGTGGTGGAGGTCAAACACAAGGACGGCTGGGCTCAGATCTGTGACGTGGGATGGACCATCAAGAACACCCGCGTGGTCTGCGGCATGCTGGGATTCCCGCATGAACGGAAGGTCAACAAGAACTTCTACAA GTTGTACCTGGAGCGGCAGAAGAACCTGTACCTGCTCCGCTCTGTGGCGTGTTTGGGGTCAGAGGTCCACCTGGCGGCCTGCCCCCTTGAGTTCAACAAGCGAAACGCCACGGCGACCTGCGCCGGCGGCATGCCCGTCGTCGTGAGCTGCATGCCCGGCCCTCTGTTCATGCAAAACAGCtctctgaaaaagaaagttaaagtCTCG AGCAACGTGCGGCTGAAGGGCGGCGCCAGGCTGGGGGAAGGCCGGGTGGAAGTGCTCAAAGACAACGAGTGGGGGACGGTGTGCGACGACCGCTGGAGCCTGCTGTCCGCCAGCGTCGTGTGCCGGGAGCTGGGCTTCGGCAGCGCCAAGGAAGCTCTGACGGGAGCCCGCATGGGACAAG GAATGGGTCCGATCTACATGAACGAGGTGAAGTGTGTCGGGAACGAGAAGTCGATCTGGAACTGCCCGTTTAAAAACATCACGGCGGAGGATTGCCAGCACATGGAGGACGCCGCTGTTCGCTGCAACATCCCGTACATGGGCCAGGAGAACTCG ATCCGGATCACAGGCGGACGGAGCCGCTTTGAGGGCCGCGTGGAGGTGCTGAGCTCTGACGCTAACGGGACGGAGAGCTGGGGTCTGATCTGTGGTGAGACCTGGACCACCAGGGAGGCCATGGTAGCCTGCAGGCAGCTAGGTTTGGGCTACGCTAACCAGGGCCTGCAA GAAACCTGGTACTGGGACAGCAGCAACGTCACAGAGATGGTGATGAGCGGCGTGAAGTGCACAGGAAGTGAGATGGCTCTGAGCCAGTGCCAGCATCACAAAACCGTCAACTGCCAGAAGGCGGCCGCAAAGTTTTCAGCAGGAGTCATTTGCTCAGAGA CCGCCTCCGACCTCGTCCTGAACGCCTCCCTGGTGGAGCAGACGGTCTACATCGAGGACCGTCCTCTGCACATGCTCTACTGCGCCGCCGAGGAGGACTGCCTGTCCAAGTCTGCGGCCAAAGCCAACTGGCCGTACGGACACCGGCGGCTGCTCCGCTTCTCCTCCCAGATCCACAACGTTGGCCGGGCCGACTTCAAGCCCAAAGCCGGGCGCCACTCGTGGGTGTGGCACGCCTGTCACGG CCACTATCACAGCATGGACGTCTTCACCCACTATGACCTGCTGAACGCTAATGGCAGCAAAGTGGCAGAGGGCCACAAAGCCAGTTTCTGCTTGGAGGACACAGAATGTCAAGAAG GTATTTCCAAACGATACGAGTGCGCCAACTTTGGCGATCAGGGCATCACGGTCGGTTGCTGGGACTTGTACCGCCACGACATTGACTGCCAGTGGCTTGACATCACGGACGTCAAACCAGGAAACTACATCATGCAG GTCGTGATCAATCCGAATTATGAAGTGGCCGAGAGCGACTTCACAAACAACGGCATGAAATGCAACTGCAAATACGACGGACACAGGATTTGGCTCCACAACTGTCACATCG GCGACGCATTCAGTGAGGAGGCAGAGAAAAGATTTGAGAAATACCCCGGACAGATAAACAACAGGATCTCCTAA
- the pank2 gene encoding pantothenate kinase 2, mitochondrial isoform X1, with amino-acid sequence MAFNQRDDEIVDGEDETPSKLPRCNKEMPGYFSNEPQNEAAASAGRATSERRTTNSTAWHRKDSFKKTRPPFPWFGMDIGGTLVKLVYFEPKDITTEEEQEEVENLRSIRHYLTSNTAYGTTGIRDVHLEMKDLTLCGRTGNLHFIRFPTHDLPVFMQMGRNKHFSSLHTTLCATGGGAYKFESDFRTMADLELHKLDELDCLVRGVLYIDSVLTSGPSECYYFENPRDLDHCAQKPYTLENHYPLLLVNIGSGVSILAVYSENNYKRVTGTSLGGGTFLGLCCLLTGCSTFEEALEMASQGESTHVDKLVRDIYGGDYERFGLPGWTVASSFGSMMFKEKRESVSKEDLARATLVTITNNIGSITRMCALNENIERVVFVGNFLRVNILSMKLLAYAMDYWSKGQLKALFLRHEGYFGAVGALLGLLHPS; translated from the exons ATGGCGTTTAATCAACGCGACGATGAAATCGTCGACGGAGAAGACGAAACGCCCTCGAAGCTGCCGCGGTGCAACAAGGAGATGCCCGGTTACTTCAGCAACGAGCCCCAAAATGAGGCTGCCGCGTCCGCCGGGAGAGCCACATCCGAGCGGCGGACGACCAACTCGACCGCGTGGCATCGGAAAGACTCGTTTAAGAAGACAAGGCCGC CTTTTCCTTGGTTTGGGATGGACATTGGAGGCACCCTGGTGAAACTCGTGTATTTTGAGCCCAAAGACATCACTAcagaagaagagcaggaggaggtggagaactTGAGGAGCATCCGGCACTACCTGACCTCCAACACCGCCTACGGCACCACCGGCATCAGGGACGTGCACCTGGAGATGAAGGACCTGACGCTGTGCGGCAGGACGGGGAACCTGCACTTCATCCGCTTCCCCACTCATGACCTGCCCGTCTTCATGCAGATGGGCCGCAACAAGCACTTCTCCAGCCTCCATACCACGCTCTGTGCCACAGGAGGGGGCGCCTACAAATTCGAGTCTGATTTCCGTACG atggccGACCTGGAGCTCCACAAGCTGGACGAGCTGGATTGTTTGGTTCGGGGGGTGCTGTACATCGACTCAGTGCTCACCAGCGGCCCCTCGGAGTGCTACTACTTTGAAAACCCCAGGGACCTGGACCACTGCGCTCAGAAGCCCTACACACTGGAGAACCACTATCCTCTGCTGCTGGTCAACATCGGCTCCGGAGTCAGCATCCTGGCCGTCTACTCCGAGAACAACTACAAGCGGGTCACCGGGACCAG CCTCGGGGGCGGGACCTTCCTCGGCCTGTGCTGCCTTCTCACTGGCTGCTCGACTTTCGAGGAAGCCCTAGAAATGGCTTCTCAGGGGGAGAGCACCCATGTGGACAAGCTGGTCCGGGACATCTACGGAGGAGACTATGAGAGGTTTGGGCTGCCGGGCTGGACTGTGGCCTCAAG TTTTGGCAGCATGATGTTCAAAGAAAAAAGGGAGTCTGTGTCTAAGGAGGACCTGGCTCGGGCAACGCTGGTCACGATCACTAATAACATCGGCTCCATTACCAGAATGTGCGCTCTCAATGAG AACATTGAGAGAGTGGTGTTTGTTGGGAACTTCCTAAGAGTGAACATCCTCTCTATGAAGCTGCTGGCCTACGCCATGGACTACTGGTCCAAAGGCCAGCTCAAGGCTCTCTTCCTTCGCCATGAG GGTTACTTCGGTGCTGTCGGAGCCTTGCTGGGACTTCTGCATCCGTCCTGA
- the pank2 gene encoding pantothenate kinase 2, mitochondrial isoform X2, with the protein MAFNQRDDEIVDGEDETPSKLPRCNKEMPGYFSNEPQNEAAASAGRATSERRTTNSTAWHRKDSFKKTRPPFPWFGMDIGGTLVKLVYFEPKDITTEEEQEEVENLRSIRHYLTSNTAYGTTGIRDVHLEMKDLTLCGRTGNLHFIRFPTHDLPVFMQMGRNKHFSSLHTTLCATGGGAYKFESDFRTMADLELHKLDELDCLVRGVLYIDSVLTSGPSECYYFENPRDLDHCAQKPYTLENHYPLLLVNIGSGVSILAVYSENNYKRVTGTSLGGGTFLGLCCLLTGCSTFEEALEMASQGESTHVDKLVRDIYGGDYESFGSMMFKEKRESVSKEDLARATLVTITNNIGSITRMCALNENIERVVFVGNFLRVNILSMKLLAYAMDYWSKGQLKALFLRHEGYFGAVGALLGLLHPS; encoded by the exons ATGGCGTTTAATCAACGCGACGATGAAATCGTCGACGGAGAAGACGAAACGCCCTCGAAGCTGCCGCGGTGCAACAAGGAGATGCCCGGTTACTTCAGCAACGAGCCCCAAAATGAGGCTGCCGCGTCCGCCGGGAGAGCCACATCCGAGCGGCGGACGACCAACTCGACCGCGTGGCATCGGAAAGACTCGTTTAAGAAGACAAGGCCGC CTTTTCCTTGGTTTGGGATGGACATTGGAGGCACCCTGGTGAAACTCGTGTATTTTGAGCCCAAAGACATCACTAcagaagaagagcaggaggaggtggagaactTGAGGAGCATCCGGCACTACCTGACCTCCAACACCGCCTACGGCACCACCGGCATCAGGGACGTGCACCTGGAGATGAAGGACCTGACGCTGTGCGGCAGGACGGGGAACCTGCACTTCATCCGCTTCCCCACTCATGACCTGCCCGTCTTCATGCAGATGGGCCGCAACAAGCACTTCTCCAGCCTCCATACCACGCTCTGTGCCACAGGAGGGGGCGCCTACAAATTCGAGTCTGATTTCCGTACG atggccGACCTGGAGCTCCACAAGCTGGACGAGCTGGATTGTTTGGTTCGGGGGGTGCTGTACATCGACTCAGTGCTCACCAGCGGCCCCTCGGAGTGCTACTACTTTGAAAACCCCAGGGACCTGGACCACTGCGCTCAGAAGCCCTACACACTGGAGAACCACTATCCTCTGCTGCTGGTCAACATCGGCTCCGGAGTCAGCATCCTGGCCGTCTACTCCGAGAACAACTACAAGCGGGTCACCGGGACCAG CCTCGGGGGCGGGACCTTCCTCGGCCTGTGCTGCCTTCTCACTGGCTGCTCGACTTTCGAGGAAGCCCTAGAAATGGCTTCTCAGGGGGAGAGCACCCATGTGGACAAGCTGGTCCGGGACATCTACGGAGGAGACTATGAGAG TTTTGGCAGCATGATGTTCAAAGAAAAAAGGGAGTCTGTGTCTAAGGAGGACCTGGCTCGGGCAACGCTGGTCACGATCACTAATAACATCGGCTCCATTACCAGAATGTGCGCTCTCAATGAG AACATTGAGAGAGTGGTGTTTGTTGGGAACTTCCTAAGAGTGAACATCCTCTCTATGAAGCTGCTGGCCTACGCCATGGACTACTGGTCCAAAGGCCAGCTCAAGGCTCTCTTCCTTCGCCATGAG GGTTACTTCGGTGCTGTCGGAGCCTTGCTGGGACTTCTGCATCCGTCCTGA